Proteins encoded in a region of the Prunus persica cultivar Lovell chromosome G4, Prunus_persica_NCBIv2, whole genome shotgun sequence genome:
- the LOC18780326 gene encoding protein SRG1 yields the protein MEEKASRSLYGGSLIVPSVQELAKKHIITIPPRYIQPHHHHHQQDQVIFNSDAEIPFIDMHKLLSQDSIDSESELAKLHFACKEWGFFQLVNHGVSSSLMEKIKTEVQDFFNLPMEEKKKLWQTPGDVEGFGQAFVVSEDQKLDWADLFFMTTLPVQIRRPRLFPNLPSPFRETLDDYSLELRNLSMTILSQMETALQMEDKEVTKLYEDGMQQMRMNYYPPCPHPGKVIGLTPHSDSVGLTILLQVNEMDGLQVKKDGIWVPVKPLPDAFIVNVGDILEIQTNGVYRSIEHRATVNSVKERLSIATFYNPEFGGEIGPAPSLVSEQTPAAYTRVGLEDYFKAFFERKLQGKSFLDELKIKY from the exons ATGGAAGAAAAGGCATCGAGGAGCTTGTACGGTGGCTCTCTTATTGTGCCTAGTGTTCAAGAATTGGCCAAGAAGCATATAATCACCATCCCACCCAGATACATACAGcctcatcatcaccatcaccaacAAGATCAAGTGATATTCAACTCTGATGCGGAAATACCATTCATTGACATGCACAAGTTGCTTTCTCAAGACTCAATTGATTCTGAATCTGAGTTAGCTAAGCTCCATTTTGCTTGCAAAGAGTGGGGTTTCTTTCAG TTGGTAAACCATGGAGTGAGCTCTTCCTTGATGGAGAAAATAAAGACAGAAGTTCAAGACTTCTTCAACCTTCCcatggaagagaagaaaaagctttggcaAACCCCAGGAGACGTGGAAGGTTTTGGACAAGCCTTTGTAGTTTCAGAAGACCAAAAGCTCGATTGGGCTGACCTTTTCTTCATGACCACCCTTCCAGTTCAAATAAGGAGGCCTCGTCTGTTCCCAAACCTCCCTTCTCCTTTCAG AGAGACCTTAGATGATTACTCATTGGAGCTGAGGAACCTATCCATGACTATCCTATCCCAAATGGAAACTGCTTTACAAATGGAAGACAAGGAAGTGACCAAGTTGTATGAAGATGGAATGCAACAAATGAGGATGAACTATTACCCTCCATGTCCTCATCCAGGGAAAGTCATCGGTCTTACACCTCATTCTGATAGTGTAGGTCTCACCATCCTCCTACAAGTCAATGAAATGGATGGTCTCCAAGTGAAGAAAGATGGGATTTGGGTTCCTGTTAAACCACTACCAGATGCCTTTATTGTCAACGTTGGAGACATTTTAGAG ATTCAAACAAATGGTGTTTATCGCAGCATTGAGCATCGGGCAACAGTTAACTCTGTGAAAGAAAGGCTCTCGATCGCTACATTTTACAACCCGGAATTTGGTGGTGAAATTGGTCCAGCTCCTAGCTTGGTCAGTGAGCAAACACCTGCAGCATATACAAGGGTGGGACTTGAAGATTATTTCAAAGCCTTTTTCGAACGTAAGCTTCAAGGAAAGTCTTTTCTTGATGAGCTGAAGATAAAGTATTAG
- the LOC18781172 gene encoding protein SRG1 isoform X1, with the protein MEEKRSGSLYGGSLIVPSVQELAKKPITAIPARYIQTRHHEQQDDVMFNPDHGQAEIPFIDMQKLLSQESTDSESELAMLHFACKEWGFFQLVNHGVSSSLMDKVKIEIQDFFNLAMEDKKKLWQTPGDLEGFGQAFVVSEDQKLDWADIFFMTTLPVEMRRPHLFPNLPSPFRETLEVYSLELKNLALTILSQMETALQMEAKELTKLFEDGMQSMRMNYYPPCPLPAEVIGLTPHSDSVGLTILLQVNEMDGLQVKKDGIWVPVKPLPDAFIVNIGDILEIQTNGIYRSIEHRATVNSVKERLSIATFHNPALDVEIGPASLVTEQTPAVYKRVGVQDYVKALFERKLQGKSFLEELRIK; encoded by the exons ATGGAAGAAAAGAGATCCGGGAGCTTATACGGTGGATCTCTTATTGTGCCTAGTGTTCAAGAATTAGCCAAGAAGCCTATAACCGCCATCCCAGCTAGATACATACAGACTCGTCATCATGAACAACAAGACGATGTCATGTTCAATCCTGATCATGGTCAAGCTGAAATACCATTCATCGACATGCAGAAGCTGCTTTCTCAAGAATCGACTGATTCCGAATCTGAGTTAGCTATGCTCCATTTTGCTTGCAAAGAGTGGGGTTTCTTTCAG TTGGTAAACCATGGTGTGAGCTCTTCCTTGATGGACAAAGTAAAGATAGAAATTCAAGACTTCTTCAACCTAGCCATGGAAGAtaagaaaaagctttggcaAACCCCAGGAGACTTGGAAGGTTTTGGACAAGCCTTTGTAGTTTCAGAAGACCAAAAACTCGATTGGGCTGACATTTTCTTCATGACCACCCTTCCAGTCGAAATGAGGCGGCCTCACCTATTCCCAAACCTCCCTTCTCCTTTCAG AGAGACCTTAGAAGTTTACTCATTGGAACTGAAGAACCTAGCCTTGACTATCCTATCACAAATGGAAACTGCTTTGCAAATGGAAGCCAAGGAACTGACCAAGTTATTTGAAGATGGAATGCAATCAATGAGGATGAACTATTACCCTCCATGTCCTCTTCCGGCGGAAGTCATCGGTCTTACACCTCATTCTGATTCTGTAGGTCTCACCATCCTCCTACAAGTGAATGAAATGGATGGTCTCCAAGTAAAGAAAGATGGGATTTGGGTTCCTGTTAAGCCACTACCAGATGCCTTTATTGTCAACATTGGAGACATTTTAGAG ATTCAAACAAATGGGATTTATCGAAGCATTGAGCATCGTGCAACAGTTAACTCTGTAAAAGAACGGCTGTCAATCGCCACATTTCACAACCCAGCACTTGATGTTGAAATTGGTCCGGCTAGCTTGGTCACTGAGCAAACACCTGCAGTATATAAAAGGGTGGGAGTTCAAGATTATGTGAAAGCCCTTTTTGAACGTAAGCTTCAAGGAAAGTCTTTTCTTGAAGAACTTAGGATAAAGTAA
- the LOC18781172 gene encoding protein SRG1 isoform X2, whose translation MEEKRSGSLYGGSLIVPSVQELAKKPITAIPARYIQTRHHEQQDDVMFNPDHGQAEIPFIDMQKLLSQESTDSESELAMLHFACKEWGFFQLVNHGVSSSLMDKVKIEIQDFFNLAMEDKKKLWQTPGDLEGFGQAFVVSEDQKLDWADIFFMTTLPVEMRRPHLFPNLPSPFRETLEVYSLELKNLALTILSQMETALQMEAKELTKLFEDGMQSMRMNYYPPCPLPAEVIGLTPHSDSVGLTILLQVNEMDGLQVKKDGIWVPVKPLPDAFIVNIGDILELHNFVCVYGTHGRFKQMGFIEALSIVQQLTL comes from the exons ATGGAAGAAAAGAGATCCGGGAGCTTATACGGTGGATCTCTTATTGTGCCTAGTGTTCAAGAATTAGCCAAGAAGCCTATAACCGCCATCCCAGCTAGATACATACAGACTCGTCATCATGAACAACAAGACGATGTCATGTTCAATCCTGATCATGGTCAAGCTGAAATACCATTCATCGACATGCAGAAGCTGCTTTCTCAAGAATCGACTGATTCCGAATCTGAGTTAGCTATGCTCCATTTTGCTTGCAAAGAGTGGGGTTTCTTTCAG TTGGTAAACCATGGTGTGAGCTCTTCCTTGATGGACAAAGTAAAGATAGAAATTCAAGACTTCTTCAACCTAGCCATGGAAGAtaagaaaaagctttggcaAACCCCAGGAGACTTGGAAGGTTTTGGACAAGCCTTTGTAGTTTCAGAAGACCAAAAACTCGATTGGGCTGACATTTTCTTCATGACCACCCTTCCAGTCGAAATGAGGCGGCCTCACCTATTCCCAAACCTCCCTTCTCCTTTCAG AGAGACCTTAGAAGTTTACTCATTGGAACTGAAGAACCTAGCCTTGACTATCCTATCACAAATGGAAACTGCTTTGCAAATGGAAGCCAAGGAACTGACCAAGTTATTTGAAGATGGAATGCAATCAATGAGGATGAACTATTACCCTCCATGTCCTCTTCCGGCGGAAGTCATCGGTCTTACACCTCATTCTGATTCTGTAGGTCTCACCATCCTCCTACAAGTGAATGAAATGGATGGTCTCCAAGTAAAGAAAGATGGGATTTGGGTTCCTGTTAAGCCACTACCAGATGCCTTTATTGTCAACATTGGAGACATTTTAGAG CTAcataattttgtgtgtgtatatggGACTCATGGCAGATTCAAACAAATGGGATTTATCGAAGCATTGAGCATCGTGCAACAGTTAACTCTGTAA
- the LOC18778282 gene encoding kunitz trypsin inhibitor 2: MMSMKLIGSLSCCIWLVMAIATVAQTSDDSNAPVLDTSGQALQAGVDYYIKPAITDSGGRFTLIDRNDSCPLYVGQENVSGPKGLPVTFAPFAEGETVVRETRDQKITFSASTICVQSTAWKLGEIDQVTQRRLIVAGVDQNQGIAGPARNYFRINKQAALDGVYNLQWCPTELCPTCRFLCGSVGALVENGKRLLALDGSVLPVVFERA, encoded by the coding sequence ATGATGTCCATGAAGTTGATTGGAAGCCTCAGCTGCTGCATATGGCTAGTCATGGCCATAGCCACCGTAGCTCAAACATCCGATGACTCGAATGCTCCGGTGCTTGACACTTCCGGTCAGGCTCTTCAAGCCGGTGTAGATTACTACATCAAACCCGCCATTACTGACAGTGGCGGTCGTTTCACTTTGATCGACAGAAATGACTCATGTCCATTGTATGTCGGTCAAGAAAACGTCTCAGGCCCAAAGGGCCTCCCTGTGACGTTTGCTCCTTTTGCAGAGGGAGAAACTGTGGTGAGGGAGACAAGGGACCAAAAGATCACATTCTCAGCATCCACAATCTGTGTGCAGTCAACTGCATGGAAGTTGGGTGAGATTGATCAAGTCACCCAAAGGAGATTGATTGTCGCCGGAGTAGATCAAAACCAAGGCATCGCTGGTCCGGCTCGAAACTACTTTAGGATTAACAAGCAGGCAGCTCTAGATGGTGTCTACAATCTGCAATGGTGCCCAACTGAACTGTGCCCTACTTGCAGGTTTTTATGTGGGTCTGTTGGAGCTCTTGTGGAGAATGGGAAGAGGTTGCTTGCCTTGGATGGTTCTGTGCTTCCTGTTGTGTTTGAGAGGGCTTAA
- the LOC18778824 gene encoding protein Jade-1, whose translation MDQRFHGLPPLKRFRLMQKQEQQEDTLLASSRLPAKKRKEAWHQPLLPDPFAATTAVSTYSLPAKKRVWAFQPDLISEDPLSTLDLNVEYKVPFGAESEEAVVEKEEEEEEEKGIIHENDCSEATENTQEEKGQEITGDEDDNEEEEDGIVCAICQSTDGDASDPIVFCDGCDLMVHATCYGNPLVKGIPEGDWFCSQCSLSSASSQSTESSSCCLCPIKGGAMKHTRDGRWAHIVCALYVPEVFFKDPEGREGIDCSKVPKRRWKERCYVCKSSRGCAIQCSELKCPLAFHVTCGLNEDLCLELREGRKQGAIVAGFCKTHSDLWKKQEQTGKYKIVARED comes from the exons ATGGATCAGAGATTCCATGGCCTGCCTCCTCTCAAGAGATTCAGACTTATGCAAAAACAAGAGCAGCAGGAAGATACCCTTTTAGCCTCGTCGCGCCTTCCAgcgaagaaaagaaaagaggcaTGGCACCAGCCCCTTCTCCCTGACCCATTTGCCGCCACCACTGCTGTCTCCACCTATTCATTGCCTGCCAAGAAAAGGGTTTGGGCCTTTCAGCCAGATTTAATCTCCGAGGACCCGCTTTCGACATTGGACCTTAATGTCGAGTACAAGGTGCCTTTTGGTGCAGAGTCAGAAGAAGCAGTGgtggagaaagaagaagaggaagaagaagagaagggtaTTATTCATGAAAATGATTGCAGTGAAGCTACTGAAAATACCCAGGAAGAGAAAGGCCAAGAAATTACTGGTGATGAAGAtgacaatgaagaagaagaagatgggattGTTTGTGCTATATGTCAGAGCACAGATGGAGATGCATCAGATCCAATCGTGTTCTGTGATGGCTGTGATCTAATGGTTCATGCCACCTGCTATGGCAATCCCCTTGTTAAGGGTATTCCAGAGGGCGATTGGTTCTGCTCCCAATGCTCGCTTTCTTCTGCGTCTTCTCAATCCACTGAGTCCTCTTCTTGCTGCCTGTGTCCTATCAAGGGAGGAGCAATGAAGCACACCAGAGATGGCAGGTGGGCACACATCGTGTGCGCGCTTTATGTTCCTGAGGTGTTCTTCAAAGACCCCGAAGGCCGAGAGGGGATTGATTGCTCCAAGGTTCCCAAAAGGAGGTGGAAAGAGAGGTGTTATGTTTGTAAGAGTTCAAGGGGATGTGCTATTCAGTGCTCTGAGCTTAAATGTCCGTTGGCTTTTCATGTGACTTGTGGATTGAATGAAGATCTTTGCTTAGAGTTGAGGGAAGGAAGGAAGCAGGGTGCTATTGTGGCTGGGTTTTGCAAAACTCACTCAGATCTGTGGAAAAAG CAAGAACAAACTGGGAAGTACAAGATTGTGGCTAGAGAAGACTGA
- the LOC18778327 gene encoding probable sodium/metabolite cotransporter BASS1, chloroplastic, with the protein MRSSLSHPHGNTGFKFHSNPISNQSPLTAISFPFSHYTKTSPSPSASIQLTLRSQYDLRAQFPSKPTWLLPSVSFPPTLATKTGRSLAPLQCGILSNSCSTDDGKRSFRDWVEVVGEAVSTAFPIWVALGCLLGLIKPSSFNWVTPNLTILGITLTMLGMGMTLTFNDLRGALAMPKELLAGFVLQYSVMPLSGYAVSKLLNLPSYYAAGLILVGCCPGGTASNIVTYIARGNVALSVLMTAASTLSAVIMTPFLTAKLAGQYVAVDAAGLLFSTLQVVLLPVLAGAFLNQYFQGLVKFVSPLMPPIAVGTVAVLCGNAIAQSSSAILMSGKQVVLAAALLHASGFFFGYILSRILGIDVSSSRTISIEVGMQNSVLGVVLASQHFGNPLTAVPCAVSSVCHSILGSALAGIWRQSVPTQKQD; encoded by the exons atGCGGTCGTCACTCTCACATCCCCATGGAAATACAGGCTTCAAATTCCATTCAAACCCCATTTCTAACCAGTCACCACTAACAGCTATATCATTCCCATTCTCTCACTACACCAAGACATCTCCTTCCCCATCTGCTTCTATTCAACTCACTCTAAGATCTCAATATGACTTACGAGCACAATTTCCTAGCAAACCCACATGGCTTCTACCCTCAGTTTCCTTTCCACCCACTTTAGCAACCAAGACTGGAAGATCACTGGCTCCACTTCAGTGTGGCATTTTGTCGAACAGCTGTAGCACCGACGATGGCAAGAGGAGTTTCAGGGATTGGGTTGAGGTGGTTGGTGAGGCCGTATCAACTGCATTTCCCATATGGGTTGCTTTGGGATGCCTGTTGGGGCTCATCAAGCCGAGTTCCTTCAATTGGGTCACACCCAACTTGACCATCTTAGGCATAACACTGACCATGCTTGGCATGGGCATGACCCTCACTTTCAACGACCTTCGTGGGGCGTTGGCCATGCCCAAGGAATTACTTGCTGGCTTTGTTCTTCAGTACTCG GTGATGCCTTTATCAGGATATGCTGTGAGCAAGCTTTTGAATTTGCCGTCCTATTATGCAGCTGGTTTGATATTGGTTGGTTGCTGCCCTGGTG GAACAGCAAGTAACATAGTAACTTATATTGCACG TGGAAATGTGGCACTTTCGGTTTTAATGACAGCAGCGAGCACCTTATCAGCCGTG ATCATGACCCCCTTTCTCACTGCCAAACTTGCTGGTCAATATGTTGCAGTAGATGCAGCTGGGCTATTATTCTCAACATTGCAG GTTGTGCTTCTCCCTGTATTGGCGGGTGCATTTCTGAATCAATATTTCCAAGGCCTGGTTAAATTTGTGTCCCCCTTGATGCCACCCATTGCTGTGGGAACTGTAGCTGTTCTTTGTGGGAATGCAATTGCCCAGAGTTCTTCTGCAATCCTTATGTCTGGTAAACAAGTGGTGCTAGCTGCCGCTCTTCTTCATGCATCtggatttttctttggttACATACTTTCAAGGATACTTGGGATTGATGTGTCATCATCAAGGACTATCTCCATCGAGGTTGGCATGCAG AATTCGGTGCTTGGAGTTGTTCTAGCCAGCCAGCACTTCGGAAATCCTCTAACTGCGGTACCATGCGCTGTTTCCAGCGTTTGTCATTCAATCCTTGGTAGTGCCTTGGCAGGAATTTGGAGACAGAGTGTGCCAACGCAAAAGCAAGATTGA
- the LOC18778642 gene encoding protein FLX-like 1, translating to MSGRNRGPPHAGLPPQVHEPFGRGLGPMPHPALLEEMRESQLGMGPRPLPPHPAIIEEHLAAQHQDIQGLLVGNQRLAATHVALKQELEAAQYELQRMAYHVDSLRADKDVQMRDLYEKSVRLEVDLRGVEAMRAELLQVRADIKELTAARQELSGQAQAMTQDLARITADLQQAPALRAEIEAMKQELQRARAAIEYEKKGYAENYEHGQVMEKNLISMARELEKLRAEIANTEKRARAAAAVGNPGVGYNSNYGNPEAGYAGNPYPASYGMNPVQGGAESFPQYTPMPGSWGAYDMQRAQGHR from the exons ATGTCTGGAAGAAATCGTGGACCGCCTCATGCTGGACTTCCCCCCCAGGTCCATGAACCATTTGGAAGAGGACTTGGGCCGATGCCCCATCCAGCATTACTCGAGGAAATGAGAGAATCCCAACTTGGAATGGGTCCCAGACCACTTCCCCCTCACCCTGCGATAATTGAGGAGCATCTTGCGGCTCAACATCAAGATATCCAAGGTCTTCTAGTTGGTAACCAAAGGCTGGCTGCAACCCATGTTGCACTAAAGCAGGAATTGGAAGCTGCCCAATATGAGTTGCAGCGGATGGCTTACCATGTTGATTCACTGCGGGCAGACAAGGATGTTCAAATGAGAGATTTGTATGAGAAGTCTGTTCGTTTGGAAGTGGATCTTCGCGGAGTGGAGGCTATGCGAGCTGAGCTTCTTCAGGTTCGTGCTGATATCAAGGAGCTCACTGCAGCGAGGCAGGAGCTCTCGGGCCAGGCACAAGCAATGACACAAGATTTGGCTAGAATCACTGCTGATTTGCAACAGGCACCAGCTTTGAGAGCAGAAATTGAAGCTATGAAACAGGAATTGCAACGTGCTAG AGCTGCCATTGAGTATGAAAAGAAAGGATATGCAGAGAATTATGAGCATGGCCAGGTGATGGAAAAGAATTTGATATCGATGGCTAGGGAGCTAGAGAAACTTCGTGCAGAAATTGCGAATACTGAGAAAAGAGCGCGAGCTGCAGCTGCTGTTGGAAATCCAG GTGTAGGttataattcaaattatgGAAACCCTGAAGCAGGATATGCAGGAAATCCCTATCCTGCCAGCTATGGCATGAATCCC GTACAAGGTGGTGCTGAAAGTTTTCCTCAATATACACCTATGCCTGGTTCATGGGGTGCATATGACATGCAGCGAGCTCAGGGACATAGATAA
- the LOC18778463 gene encoding uncharacterized protein LOC18778463: MEALWNLEDKWRLSTQEAFVLLVSAAFAVIGLCMAATVLLKKAQRKQQQIVMSSSQQETAATGPKLSGSEPSCSWGSIKGALVSTVRWSRASKWEEERQQGGSWRETPRPLLDKRVAVEVGWRSHNSDSPVWQRPILMGEKCELPRFSGLILYDERGRPLCHSHKETRNQEKTAAVARTTLRDLL; this comes from the exons ATGGAAGCTTTGTGGAATTTAGAAGACAAGTGGAGGCTGTCAACCCAAGAAGCTTTCGTCCTATTGGTATCTGCTGCCTTTGCTGTCATTGGTCTTTGCATGGCCGCAACGGTTTTACTAAAGAAGGCTCAGAGAAAACAGCAGCAGATTGTGATGAGCAGCAGCCAACAAGAGACCGCAGCAACAGGTCCCAAATTGTCAGGCTCTGAGCCAAGTTGCAGTTGGGGGTCAATAAAGGGGGCGTTGGTGAGCACGGTGCGGTGGAGCAGAGCCAGCAAGTGGGAGGAGGAGAGACAACAGGGTGGGAGCTGGAGAGAGACGCCGCGGCCGCTGCTGGACAAAAGGGTTGCAGTTGAAGTGGGGTGGCGAAGCCATAACTCAGACTCCCCTGTGTGGCAAAGGCCAATACTTATGGGGGAGAAATGTGAGCTTCCAAGATTTAGTGGCCTTATTCTGTATGATGAAAGAGGTCGGCCTCTTTGTCACTCCCACAAAGAAACCAGAAACCAG GAAAAAACAGCTGCTGTTGCAAGAACAACTTTGAGGGACTTGCTGTAA